One region of Halohasta litchfieldiae genomic DNA includes:
- a CDS encoding YihY/virulence factor BrkB family protein, producing MPSVSQSISFGKRVKTEFSEKNVTFMAGGIAYNALVSLAPLLILLVLAVSFVGGGLEDRLVSAAEESLPGPIADVVTQIFTAGAATGVSVIGLIVLIWGTLKVFRGLDTAFSEIYETEDDNSFVDQIVDGLVVLVALVIAIIATIVATTVFGIFADTIPYIGVLTPLVLIAGLVVAFFPIYYRFPDADLGWRDVLPGVVFAAVGWAALQGLFQLYLAFTSGSDSVFGGVIVVITWLYFSGLVLLLGAVLNAVVGGHSSGAAGGVGSAATGAERPVDATELDRAELASYLRELRQQLTGEYEEMEPEAMVWAERQPENNVEIQDRDGTLRKYRPITTPDDTVSVIEHTSHTDGREQSVTIRWRTPDDEADS from the coding sequence ATGCCCAGCGTCTCCCAGTCCATTTCCTTCGGTAAACGGGTCAAGACGGAGTTCTCCGAGAAGAACGTCACGTTCATGGCGGGCGGCATCGCGTACAACGCGTTGGTTTCGTTGGCTCCGCTTTTGATCTTACTTGTCCTTGCGGTCTCGTTTGTCGGCGGGGGGTTGGAGGATCGATTGGTGTCGGCCGCCGAAGAATCGCTGCCGGGACCGATAGCCGATGTCGTCACACAGATTTTCACCGCCGGTGCGGCCACCGGCGTTTCGGTTATCGGCCTCATCGTCCTCATCTGGGGGACGCTCAAGGTCTTCCGCGGCCTCGACACCGCCTTTTCGGAGATCTACGAGACCGAAGACGACAACTCGTTCGTCGACCAGATCGTCGACGGACTCGTCGTGTTGGTCGCGCTCGTTATCGCGATCATTGCGACCATTGTCGCCACGACCGTGTTTGGGATCTTTGCGGACACCATCCCGTACATCGGCGTTCTGACACCGCTCGTGCTTATCGCGGGGCTCGTCGTTGCATTTTTCCCGATCTACTATCGCTTTCCCGACGCCGACCTCGGCTGGCGAGACGTCCTTCCGGGAGTGGTGTTCGCTGCAGTCGGCTGGGCGGCACTCCAAGGGTTGTTCCAACTGTATCTCGCGTTCACCAGTGGCTCCGATAGCGTCTTCGGTGGCGTGATTGTCGTCATCACGTGGCTGTATTTCTCGGGTTTGGTGCTCCTGTTGGGTGCGGTTCTGAATGCTGTCGTCGGGGGCCACTCATCGGGCGCAGCCGGTGGCGTTGGCAGTGCCGCCACAGGTGCAGAGCGTCCAGTCGACGCGACCGAACTTGATCGTGCGGAGCTGGCGAGCTACCTGCGTGAACTCCGGCAGCAACTCACCGGCGAGTACGAGGAGATGGAGCCTGAGGCGATGGTATGGGCCGAACGCCAACCGGAGAACAACGTCGAGATTCAGGACCGCGACGGCACGCTCCGGAAATACCGACCGATTACCACACCGGACGACACCGTGTCGGTGATCGAACACACCAGCCACACCGATGGACGGGAGCAGTCGGTCACGATCCGCTGGCGAACTCCTGACGACGAGGCGGACAGCTAA
- a CDS encoding TRAP transporter permease, whose translation MSDTTDESTETDTEVGFDTEQPGDAETFSLRNLLILCSLPFWAVIIWYAWDQTWARAYYGVIFLGGVLELYVLSELMDMAGGGRGHIIEDLKTAYGPGNRLHAGLLTFSALDVLVTITYIATNFQELYVSGLGRAATNEYIMAIVFTFVIIYLTWRSFGLTFLSVIFLGILYGRYGAFAPGALSHGGLTWERILRTLVISVDGFFGFLTQLVAAWIALFLLYAGFLKSYGAFDLIMRLAFRSARYIDSGIAQTAVLASAVIGSVNGSQTANAGMTGSFTIPLMKRNGMKPETAGAIEAVASTSGQVLPPVMGAAAFIMASLITGVTYADVIVAGLIPAAILVVTIAIAVHYVSVPQLDDVDPEILIQDAMPRSEFLTELVKYGLPLAILIYLLGIVQVTVMTAALYTAVSMVATGTIIPMLQSLTGVSDETAGESATRSVWETLNGMREGVVVLAPVTIILAAINGVVDILTATGVPTKISLTLMDLSGGILLVAAILAMIICIVLGLGMPTTASYTIVALLIAPTLTNQFLLPQFASHFFVFYAAILAGLTPPIATCVAVACGIAGADFWKSCLEAIKISAPLFILPFTFIYHPEIVSAEFGTQTLISGSLAMIGAIAVIHGINYRFGFGKAVSLGAGVAFFVLGIVTMVHPSRVVQFGSFAAIIAMYVLQTITGKPNPVANIRNLVGSSGGSTTPSVEPDTE comes from the coding sequence ATGAGTGATACAACCGACGAGTCGACTGAGACCGACACCGAGGTCGGGTTCGATACCGAACAGCCAGGGGATGCAGAGACGTTCTCGCTGCGGAACCTGCTGATCCTGTGTTCGCTCCCGTTCTGGGCGGTCATTATTTGGTACGCATGGGACCAGACGTGGGCACGGGCCTACTACGGGGTGATTTTCCTCGGTGGGGTCCTCGAACTGTACGTCCTCTCGGAGCTCATGGATATGGCGGGCGGCGGCCGCGGACACATCATCGAGGATTTGAAGACGGCCTACGGACCCGGGAATCGACTCCATGCCGGGCTACTGACGTTTTCGGCGCTCGATGTGTTGGTGACGATCACCTACATCGCGACGAACTTCCAGGAGCTGTACGTCTCCGGACTCGGCCGGGCGGCTACCAACGAGTACATCATGGCGATCGTGTTCACGTTCGTCATCATTTATCTCACGTGGCGTTCCTTCGGACTCACGTTCCTGTCGGTGATCTTCCTCGGCATTCTGTACGGGCGCTACGGGGCGTTCGCACCGGGAGCGCTCTCACACGGCGGGCTCACGTGGGAGCGGATCCTGCGGACGCTCGTCATCAGCGTCGACGGCTTCTTCGGCTTCCTGACCCAGCTCGTCGCCGCGTGGATCGCGTTGTTCCTGCTGTATGCGGGCTTCCTGAAGTCCTACGGCGCGTTCGACCTCATCATGCGGCTGGCGTTCCGGTCGGCCCGGTACATCGATTCGGGGATTGCCCAAACCGCGGTTCTCGCGAGCGCAGTCATCGGCTCGGTCAACGGGAGCCAGACCGCAAACGCCGGGATGACCGGTTCGTTCACGATCCCGCTGATGAAGCGCAACGGGATGAAACCCGAAACCGCCGGAGCCATCGAGGCTGTCGCCTCGACTTCCGGCCAAGTGCTGCCGCCGGTCATGGGTGCGGCAGCCTTCATTATGGCGTCGCTCATTACGGGCGTCACCTACGCCGACGTGATCGTCGCGGGGCTGATCCCGGCGGCGATCCTCGTGGTGACGATCGCCATCGCGGTCCACTACGTCTCGGTGCCGCAGCTCGACGACGTCGACCCTGAGATCCTGATCCAGGATGCGATGCCACGCAGCGAGTTCCTCACCGAACTCGTCAAATACGGCCTCCCGCTTGCCATCCTCATCTACCTACTGGGCATCGTGCAGGTCACCGTGATGACCGCCGCGCTCTACACCGCGGTCTCGATGGTCGCCACCGGGACGATCATCCCGATGCTGCAGTCGCTGACTGGTGTTAGCGACGAGACGGCTGGCGAATCCGCCACGCGGAGCGTCTGGGAGACGCTCAACGGGATGCGTGAGGGCGTCGTCGTCCTCGCGCCAGTGACGATCATCCTCGCGGCGATCAACGGCGTCGTCGACATCCTCACTGCGACCGGCGTGCCGACCAAGATCTCGCTGACGCTGATGGATCTCTCGGGCGGCATCCTGCTGGTGGCGGCGATCTTAGCAATGATCATCTGTATCGTCCTCGGACTCGGTATGCCGACGACCGCCTCGTATACGATCGTCGCGTTGCTGATCGCGCCGACGCTGACAAACCAGTTCCTGCTGCCGCAGTTCGCGAGCCACTTCTTCGTGTTCTACGCGGCGATCCTCGCGGGGCTGACGCCGCCGATCGCGACCTGTGTGGCGGTGGCCTGCGGGATCGCGGGGGCGGACTTCTGGAAGAGTTGCCTGGAGGCGATCAAGATCTCCGCGCCGCTGTTCATTCTGCCGTTCACGTTCATCTACCATCCGGAGATCGTCTCGGCGGAGTTCGGCACCCAGACGTTGATCTCGGGGTCGCTGGCGATGATCGGCGCGATCGCGGTGATCCACGGCATCAACTACCGCTTCGGCTTCGGCAAGGCGGTCTCGCTCGGTGCCGGTGTCGCCTTCTTCGTGCTCGGAATCGTGACAATGGTCCACCCCTCGCGGGTCGTTCAGTTCGGGTCGTTCGCGGCCATCATCGCGATGTACGTCCTCCAGACGATCACCGGCAAACCGAACCCGGTTGCAAACATCCGAAACCTCGTTGGTTCGTCCGGTGGGTCGACAACCCCCTCGGTCGAGCCTGACACCGAGTAA
- a CDS encoding DJ-1/PfpI family protein — protein sequence MHIAIVVFEGVDELDAIAPFEVFENARNAGAELEVTLCTLDDATEITASHGLRIGINHRLDDLDPHLLVVPGGQWGARGETGAWAEAERGDLPEAIARLHDEGVDLAAVCTGGMLLARAGVTDGRPATTHASARDELRDSRADLVDGRVVDDGDLVTAGGVTAGLDLAFHLVAREFGDEVAATVATQMEYDPQDAVVMR from the coding sequence ATGCATATCGCAATCGTCGTCTTCGAGGGCGTCGACGAACTCGACGCCATCGCTCCCTTCGAGGTCTTCGAGAACGCCCGAAATGCGGGCGCGGAGCTCGAAGTTACGCTCTGTACACTCGACGACGCAACGGAGATCACCGCGAGCCACGGGCTCCGGATCGGCATCAACCACCGACTCGACGACCTCGATCCCCATCTCCTGGTCGTGCCAGGTGGCCAATGGGGGGCCCGCGGCGAGACCGGCGCGTGGGCTGAAGCCGAACGGGGCGACCTGCCTGAGGCAATCGCCCGACTTCACGACGAGGGCGTCGACCTCGCAGCGGTCTGTACCGGCGGGATGCTGCTGGCGCGGGCCGGAGTGACTGACGGTCGACCAGCAACGACACACGCGAGCGCACGCGACGAACTACGAGACTCACGGGCCGATCTCGTCGACGGGCGGGTGGTCGACGACGGCGATCTCGTGACCGCTGGGGGTGTCACCGCTGGGCTGGACCTCGCATTCCATCTCGTCGCCCGCGAGTTCGGCGACGAAGTGGCCGCGACTGTGGCGACACAGATGGAGTACGACCCACAGGACGCTGTCGTCATGCGGTAG
- a CDS encoding MFS transporter — protein sequence MNVRRILSLVFLWQLAASICYYTVFAATPFFRDEFGLSGAQVGLVLTALSLGYAAFLLPLGAMTDRFGERRMLTIGLIGLSIGSVLVAGAWSYPTLLIGTFLLGSLYGTAMPGTNKAIFDNVPVGRQNLAVGIKQVGVTAGSGASALLVTGIAGILFWEAGFYVAAAVGIVVAAAFWIAYRGQPVDDEAEYPEYRALLDNTPYLSLTVVGVCLGAGLFTTTGYTIIYINESVGATVSFGGLVLAAIQVSGSAGRVVTGWLSDVLPGEPRRRIGTILLVQAAASAVLFVAVGLVDSRLLAAALFVGVGFFALGFTGIYFSCMATLVPAEEMGSATGGGQLALVTGALVAPPTFGYLSDVMGYRASWFMLAGLSLFATLFIVRVIRQEPPTQSQAAVGSTDSQE from the coding sequence ATGAACGTCCGTCGGATTCTGTCACTCGTGTTCCTGTGGCAACTCGCGGCGAGTATCTGTTACTACACCGTCTTCGCTGCAACACCCTTTTTCCGGGACGAGTTCGGGCTCTCGGGAGCACAGGTCGGATTGGTTCTGACAGCGCTGTCGCTCGGCTACGCTGCGTTTCTGCTCCCGCTGGGTGCGATGACAGACCGGTTCGGCGAGCGGCGGATGCTCACGATCGGCCTGATCGGGCTCTCGATTGGCTCGGTGCTCGTCGCCGGTGCGTGGTCGTACCCGACGTTACTCATCGGGACCTTCCTCCTTGGATCGCTGTACGGAACGGCGATGCCGGGAACGAACAAGGCCATCTTCGACAACGTACCCGTGGGTCGACAGAACCTCGCGGTCGGCATCAAACAGGTCGGCGTGACTGCCGGCAGCGGCGCGAGCGCGCTGCTGGTGACCGGGATCGCAGGGATACTGTTCTGGGAGGCTGGGTTCTACGTTGCCGCGGCGGTCGGAATCGTCGTCGCGGCCGCCTTCTGGATCGCCTACCGGGGCCAACCGGTCGACGACGAGGCCGAGTATCCCGAGTATCGTGCCCTCCTGGACAACACCCCCTACCTGTCGCTGACGGTGGTCGGGGTCTGTCTCGGCGCGGGACTGTTCACAACGACCGGCTACACGATTATCTACATCAATGAGTCGGTGGGAGCGACAGTCTCCTTCGGCGGATTGGTGCTCGCTGCGATCCAGGTCTCGGGCAGCGCCGGCCGTGTCGTCACCGGCTGGCTGAGTGATGTACTGCCGGGCGAGCCCCGGCGACGAATCGGGACGATTCTCCTTGTTCAGGCCGCCGCCAGCGCCGTGCTGTTCGTCGCTGTCGGTCTCGTCGACAGTCGGCTGCTCGCGGCTGCGCTGTTCGTTGGAGTCGGCTTTTTCGCACTGGGTTTTACCGGCATCTACTTTTCCTGTATGGCAACGCTGGTCCCGGCCGAGGAGATGGGGAGCGCGACCGGAGGCGGACAGCTCGCCCTCGTCACCGGCGCGCTCGTCGCCCCGCCGACGTTCGGCTATCTGTCGGACGTGATGGGGTATCGGGCCAGCTGGTTCATGCTCGCCGGGCTCTCGCTGTTTGCAACCCTGTTTATCGTCCGGGTGATCCGCCAGGAGCCGCCAACTCAGTCTCAGGCGGCGGTCGGTTCCACGGATTCCCAAGAGTAA
- a CDS encoding DUF5805 domain-containing protein, producing the protein MAEESDTERSTVMTYVPAYQKQEWKAHAEELGMSQAEYVRTMVQAGRKGFEIDTESPDMEGSSDPSDPRGSGLETRVLDALDSADSLSWDELVDSLSNDFEDRLEETLDSLQDTNRIRYSGRDGGYRVVDQ; encoded by the coding sequence ATGGCCGAGGAGTCGGATACTGAACGGTCGACTGTCATGACGTACGTCCCAGCGTATCAAAAACAGGAGTGGAAAGCCCACGCCGAAGAGCTCGGGATGAGTCAGGCCGAGTATGTCAGAACTATGGTACAAGCCGGGCGAAAGGGGTTCGAGATCGACACTGAGAGCCCAGATATGGAGGGGTCTTCTGACCCCTCTGACCCCAGGGGTAGCGGCCTCGAAACACGGGTCCTCGATGCGCTCGATTCGGCCGATTCGTTGTCGTGGGACGAGTTAGTCGACTCACTTTCGAACGATTTTGAGGATCGACTGGAGGAGACGCTCGACTCGTTACAGGATACAAACCGGATTCGGTACAGTGGCCGCGACGGCGGGTATCGGGTGGTCGACCAATGA
- a CDS encoding tyrosine-type recombinase/integrase, whose product MSSTATNDDPDDPIAYFLEDLTFHGKTERTREAYGRVLRRFESFLADRTAGSTATPAEATHRDCMAWVHSLRGTVADSTIASYAAYLHRFYAYMTQVGVFEANPMTLVVEEMDETIEKDPARREIGVDRMRSFVSGIHHPLDRALIVTLLKTGMRVGELCNLDLRDIALDDSAVAAAFETDPRPQLDTRPDSLYVDSDPSRGTVVNGEERTASNKRKRPTVIPIDDELKTELKRWLAVRPDSQSTAEPLFVYTVGDWGDRLTPRAVRNVVSDHAREMGWYRTGGDASENVTPHYFRHFFTTHLRERTGDRGIVKYLRGDVADDIIDTYTHNWGDQVRETYEANIYTLTGRQ is encoded by the coding sequence ATGAGTTCGACTGCTACCAACGACGATCCGGACGATCCGATTGCGTACTTCCTCGAAGATCTCACGTTCCATGGGAAAACCGAGCGGACTCGGGAGGCCTACGGCAGAGTCCTCCGGCGGTTCGAGTCGTTTCTAGCCGACCGCACCGCTGGCTCGACAGCAACCCCCGCCGAAGCAACACACCGAGACTGTATGGCATGGGTCCATAGCCTTCGCGGAACAGTCGCCGACAGCACGATTGCCAGCTACGCCGCCTATCTCCACCGGTTTTACGCCTACATGACCCAAGTCGGCGTCTTCGAGGCGAACCCGATGACGCTGGTCGTCGAGGAGATGGACGAAACCATCGAGAAAGACCCCGCACGCCGTGAGATCGGCGTCGACCGAATGCGGTCATTTGTCTCCGGAATCCACCACCCACTCGACCGTGCGCTCATCGTTACCCTACTTAAAACAGGAATGCGTGTTGGCGAACTCTGCAACCTCGATCTCCGTGATATCGCCCTCGACGATTCAGCAGTTGCGGCCGCCTTCGAGACAGATCCCCGGCCACAGCTCGATACCCGTCCGGATTCGCTCTACGTCGACAGCGACCCCTCGCGCGGTACAGTAGTCAACGGCGAGGAGCGAACCGCCTCGAACAAACGTAAACGACCAACGGTGATACCTATCGATGACGAGCTTAAAACCGAACTCAAACGCTGGCTTGCGGTACGGCCCGATAGCCAGTCGACTGCTGAACCGTTGTTCGTCTACACCGTGGGCGACTGGGGGGACCGACTCACGCCGCGAGCAGTCCGAAACGTGGTCTCCGACCATGCCCGCGAGATGGGCTGGTATCGCACGGGCGGTGACGCCTCCGAAAACGTCACGCCCCACTACTTCCGGCACTTTTTCACAACTCACCTCCGTGAGCGAACCGGCGACCGCGGCATCGTCAAATACCTCCGTGGCGACGTGGCCGACGACATCATCGACACTTACACCCACAACTGGGGCGATCAGGTCCGCGAAACGTACGAGGCCAACATCTACACGCTAACCGGTCGACAATAA
- a CDS encoding MFS transporter codes for MVSHSMVHIYELSVPILMTVWLVEFSTTSAVLGTAAAIGYGLFGVGALPGGLLVDRFGSRRLIVACLVGMSASFIVLSLAPGVVGITVALALWGLAASVYHPAGLTLISNGVQDRGQAFAYHGMAGNAGIAGGPLVTALLLLTFEWRLVAAILAVPAAITAVIGLTVSFDPTAAVGVDDGDQNQRSPASLAAFGSETRRLFTIGFLLVFCIVSFNGLYYRGVLTFLPELLGDFLTAAVGDLQLGLFDPDSPVAAEFDLSRYLYAGLLTVGIGGQYLGGRLTDRIEPDRGLTIMLGVLTTIAIVFVPLVETGLAGLLVGSFVLGVALFAIQPLSQATIAKYSLPESRGLSFGYTYLAIFGIGALGAAITGTVLTYSSVSVMFLVLASFSVIGVSLGITLLRRQ; via the coding sequence ATGGTTAGCCACTCGATGGTCCACATTTACGAGCTGTCGGTGCCGATTTTGATGACGGTGTGGCTGGTGGAGTTTTCGACGACATCGGCTGTCCTGGGGACGGCGGCGGCGATCGGCTACGGGTTGTTCGGCGTCGGTGCCCTGCCTGGCGGGCTGTTGGTCGATCGGTTCGGGTCCCGTCGGCTCATCGTCGCCTGTCTGGTCGGGATGTCTGCGTCCTTCATCGTCCTGAGCCTCGCACCGGGGGTCGTCGGCATCACGGTCGCCCTCGCGCTGTGGGGACTTGCCGCCAGCGTCTACCACCCGGCCGGACTGACACTCATCAGCAACGGGGTCCAGGATCGTGGGCAGGCCTTCGCCTACCACGGGATGGCTGGCAACGCTGGCATCGCTGGCGGCCCGCTTGTGACGGCGCTGCTCTTGCTCACCTTCGAGTGGCGGCTCGTGGCGGCAATCCTCGCTGTTCCGGCCGCGATCACGGCCGTCATCGGACTCACGGTCTCGTTCGATCCGACCGCCGCCGTCGGCGTCGATGACGGCGATCAGAATCAACGCTCTCCGGCGAGCCTCGCAGCGTTCGGCAGCGAGACACGGCGGCTGTTTACGATCGGCTTTCTGTTGGTGTTCTGTATCGTCTCGTTCAACGGGCTCTACTACCGAGGGGTGCTAACCTTCCTGCCGGAGCTCCTCGGTGACTTCCTGACAGCGGCTGTCGGTGACCTCCAGCTCGGCCTCTTCGATCCCGACAGCCCGGTGGCCGCCGAGTTCGACCTCTCGCGGTATTTGTATGCCGGACTGCTGACCGTCGGCATCGGTGGTCAGTATCTGGGCGGTCGGCTCACCGACCGCATCGAACCGGACCGTGGGCTGACGATCATGCTCGGTGTGCTCACGACTATCGCCATCGTGTTCGTTCCCCTGGTCGAAACCGGGCTTGCGGGGCTGTTGGTCGGGAGTTTCGTCCTCGGCGTCGCTCTGTTTGCGATCCAGCCACTGTCGCAGGCGACGATCGCCAAATACTCCCTGCCGGAGTCCCGCGGGCTGTCGTTCGGCTACACCTACCTCGCCATCTTCGGGATCGGTGCCCTCGGCGCGGCGATCACCGGCACAGTGCTCACCTACAGCTCCGTTTCGGTCATGTTCCTCGTCCTTGCGAGCTTTTCTGTGATCGGTGTCTCGCTGGGGATTACGCTGCTCCGGCGACAGTAG
- a CDS encoding FKBP-type peptidyl-prolyl cis-trans isomerase yields MTIATGDSVTLEYTGRLDDGTVFDTSKESVAKEEGIAQAQPDREYEPLTVEIGAGQIIEGMEDGLVGLDAGEETTLEIPPEEAYGEWSQEQVQEFDTDELVEMLGQTPEEGAFLEAQNGQHGEITHVDDEVVKVDFNPDLAGETLEFDVEIVDVN; encoded by the coding sequence ATGACGATTGCTACCGGTGACTCTGTCACCCTCGAATACACGGGTCGACTGGACGACGGGACCGTTTTCGATACCTCGAAAGAGTCGGTTGCCAAAGAAGAAGGAATCGCGCAGGCGCAGCCGGATCGAGAGTACGAACCGCTGACCGTCGAAATCGGCGCAGGCCAGATCATCGAAGGGATGGAAGACGGACTGGTCGGTCTCGACGCAGGCGAGGAGACGACCCTCGAAATCCCACCCGAAGAGGCCTACGGCGAGTGGAGCCAAGAGCAGGTCCAAGAGTTCGACACCGACGAACTCGTCGAGATGCTCGGCCAGACCCCCGAGGAAGGCGCGTTCCTCGAAGCCCAGAACGGCCAGCACGGCGAAATCACCCACGTCGACGACGAGGTCGTCAAAGTGGACTTCAACCCTGACCTCGCGGGCGAAACCCTCGAATTCGACGTCGAGATCGTCGACGTCAACTGA
- a CDS encoding universal stress protein gives MYHVLLPVDGDEDRLAKQLETLTTLPGDDEITVTVLYVHEEVDTMPDEAGKSIIDSVNKAIGELQGVPETVEQAVDEIEAAGMPVDVVETQGKPTDRIIEAAEELDVEAILIAGRRRTPVGKAVFGSVTQGVILQGERPVFVAG, from the coding sequence ATGTATCACGTGCTGCTACCGGTCGACGGCGATGAAGATCGACTCGCCAAACAGCTCGAGACGCTGACGACGCTGCCGGGAGACGACGAGATCACCGTGACCGTGCTTTATGTTCACGAGGAGGTCGACACGATGCCCGACGAGGCGGGCAAATCCATCATCGACTCGGTCAACAAGGCCATCGGGGAGCTCCAGGGTGTTCCAGAGACCGTCGAACAGGCCGTCGACGAAATCGAAGCCGCCGGCATGCCGGTCGACGTCGTCGAGACACAGGGGAAACCGACCGACCGCATCATCGAGGCCGCCGAGGAGCTCGATGTCGAGGCCATCCTCATCGCCGGTCGGCGACGAACGCCGGTCGGCAAGGCTGTGTTCGGGAGCGTCACGCAAGGCGTCATTCTGCAGGGCGAGCGGCCGGTCTTCGTCGCCGGATAA
- a CDS encoding TAXI family TRAP transporter solute-binding subunit, translated as MTEHNLGRRDMLKGAATLGVITTAGCTGGGDGEGDSESYQISIGGTSSGSSTQQAGQALARAASQHSDILDISVQVTDGWTANLYEFDGDNISSMGVDNNSLSKAMNEEGPFAEEPVDSLPMQGFVFTNLEMHWVAMEDSGIESTADLQDGGYTIYPIQPGFGTRLLTEEIIKEAGLWENNEINNSNTSDIPGAVEEGRVDALCVYGANGAELSSWVQEVDVRSGGNLNLMEVDQNFEDAIDATPGALKKTLEPYGWEQDVTGITDSTTSWVLAGQWAFGPDVPAEATEEVARLSAEHGDTIRDADPTALDHSGVDSMTEAVIPDLEVHPGVADYWEANDAWNDEWTRGETNE; from the coding sequence ATGACAGAACATAACCTCGGCCGTCGGGACATGCTCAAAGGTGCTGCAACACTCGGTGTGATCACGACCGCGGGCTGTACCGGTGGTGGCGATGGCGAGGGTGACAGCGAGAGTTACCAGATCTCCATCGGCGGAACGTCCTCGGGGAGTTCGACACAGCAAGCCGGGCAGGCGCTTGCTCGTGCGGCAAGCCAGCACAGCGATATCCTCGATATCTCGGTGCAGGTCACCGACGGCTGGACGGCGAACCTCTACGAGTTCGACGGCGACAACATCTCCAGCATGGGTGTCGACAACAACTCGCTGTCGAAGGCGATGAACGAGGAGGGGCCGTTCGCCGAGGAGCCCGTCGACTCGCTGCCGATGCAAGGGTTCGTGTTCACGAACCTCGAGATGCACTGGGTTGCGATGGAGGACTCGGGCATCGAGTCGACCGCCGACCTCCAGGACGGCGGCTACACGATCTACCCGATCCAGCCCGGCTTCGGGACGCGACTCCTCACCGAGGAGATCATCAAAGAGGCAGGGCTGTGGGAGAACAACGAGATCAACAACTCCAACACCAGCGACATTCCGGGCGCTGTCGAGGAGGGCCGGGTCGACGCGCTCTGTGTGTACGGGGCCAACGGCGCGGAGCTCTCGAGTTGGGTCCAGGAGGTCGACGTCCGCAGTGGTGGCAACCTCAACCTCATGGAGGTCGACCAGAACTTCGAGGACGCCATCGACGCGACGCCGGGCGCACTCAAGAAGACGCTCGAACCCTACGGCTGGGAGCAGGACGTCACCGGCATCACCGATTCGACCACCTCGTGGGTGCTGGCCGGTCAGTGGGCCTTCGGTCCGGACGTGCCCGCCGAAGCAACCGAGGAAGTCGCTCGCCTCTCGGCCGAACACGGCGATACGATCCGTGATGCCGACCCGACGGCCCTCGACCACTCGGGCGTCGACTCGATGACCGAGGCGGTTATCCCCGATCTGGAGGTCCACCCCGGTGTCGCCGACTACTGGGAGGCCAACGACGCCTGGAACGACGAGTGGACACGCGGCGAGACCAACGAGTAG